One stretch of Cohaesibacter intestini DNA includes these proteins:
- a CDS encoding c-type cytochrome, with protein sequence MSWMKYAVVAILIAGGLMIFARPFQHMGNPSQSSARSVDVIVPELSLLAIRGQELFNDNCAACHGENGRGSDMGPPLIHPIYKPSHHADMSFSLAVANGVRQHHWPYGNMPALPHISQNDLRKIVRFVRETQQANGIAN encoded by the coding sequence ATGAGCTGGATGAAATATGCTGTGGTAGCCATACTGATCGCCGGTGGGCTTATGATCTTCGCAAGACCTTTCCAGCACATGGGTAACCCTTCACAATCTTCAGCAAGATCCGTCGATGTGATCGTGCCGGAATTGTCTCTGCTTGCAATCAGGGGACAGGAACTGTTCAACGACAATTGTGCAGCCTGTCACGGCGAAAACGGTCGCGGGTCAGATATGGGGCCGCCTCTCATTCACCCAATCTACAAGCCCAGCCATCATGCAGACATGAGCTTTTCCCTCGCTGTTGCCAATGGAGTGCGTCAACATCACTGGCCGTATGGCAATATGCCTGCTCTGCCTCACATCTCACAAAACGATCTAAGAAAGATCGTCCGCTTTGTACGAGAAACTCAACAAGCCAATGGCATTGCGAATTGA
- a CDS encoding DUF2933 domain-containing protein: MELIRSAAARFAQTEPASSLFPDFLCTATNLEIGPGSWWLNRANSMTNDTEQTVQPSIVSRLTPKTGHGWMMAICCVFMLLGATIVLVASKDDITAGSGLSILLPLAGCLVMHLFMHRLMGHTNHHAARRGGSELQSQMKADGKEPS; this comes from the coding sequence ATGGAGTTGATCCGTTCCGCGGCTGCCCGGTTTGCTCAAACCGAGCCGGCTTCGTCACTGTTCCCAGATTTCCTGTGCACTGCAACCAATCTTGAAATAGGCCCCGGTTCTTGGTGGCTTAATAGGGCAAATTCCATGACCAACGATACTGAACAAACGGTTCAACCTTCCATCGTCAGCCGCCTGACACCCAAAACAGGTCACGGTTGGATGATGGCCATCTGCTGTGTGTTTATGCTTTTGGGGGCAACCATTGTGCTTGTTGCCAGCAAAGACGACATAACGGCGGGCAGTGGCTTGTCTATTTTGCTGCCACTGGCTGGCTGCCTTGTCATGCATCTCTTCATGCACCGCCTAATGGGTCATACAAATCACCATGCAGCGCGTCGAGGGGGCTCCGAGCTGCAATCGCAAATGAAAGCCGATGGGAAGGAGCCGTCATGA
- the cueR gene encoding Cu(I)-responsive transcriptional regulator: protein MNIGQAARQTELPAKTIRYYEEIDLISPIRSENGYRTYSEQDIHRLTFLKRSRSLGFSIEECRLLLSLYDDKDRASSDVKAIAQSKIVEIDRKITELQSLKATLRTLVDHCHGNSKPDCPILDGLSSETMSWAVGSEGKSSCCDD, encoded by the coding sequence ATGAATATTGGACAGGCTGCACGTCAGACAGAATTGCCCGCTAAGACGATCCGATACTATGAGGAGATCGACCTGATTTCGCCGATCCGCTCAGAAAACGGCTATCGCACCTACAGCGAACAAGACATTCATCGCCTGACGTTCCTCAAGCGTTCGCGGAGCCTCGGCTTCAGCATCGAGGAATGTCGGCTTCTATTGTCCCTCTATGACGACAAGGATCGTGCAAGTTCTGATGTGAAGGCGATCGCTCAGAGCAAGATCGTTGAAATCGACCGCAAGATCACCGAGCTACAATCACTGAAAGCCACCCTGAGAACGCTAGTTGACCATTGCCATGGCAACAGCAAACCAGATTGCCCAATTCTTGATGGCCTTTCGAGCGAGACCATGAGCTGGGCTGTGGGCAGCGAGGGCAAGTCTAGCTGTTGTGATGACTAG
- a CDS encoding EF-hand domain-containing protein: MRNILLFTTSSLLLALGIKVAFANPAHHPDQPPQTMQGDQMPGTMMSGKMMGNNMMGGMMNPEMMIVMLDTDGDGALSLEEFQNMHDRMFAFMDKNKDGKLEASEFASHHSFSMPHSGTKQN, translated from the coding sequence ATGCGAAACATCCTTCTTTTCACTACTTCAAGCCTTCTCCTCGCACTCGGGATCAAGGTGGCCTTCGCCAATCCGGCACATCACCCAGATCAACCACCGCAGACCATGCAGGGCGATCAGATGCCCGGCACCATGATGTCCGGTAAGATGATGGGCAACAACATGATGGGCGGAATGATGAACCCTGAGATGATGATCGTCATGCTCGACACGGACGGAGATGGGGCTCTTTCGCTTGAAGAGTTCCAGAACATGCACGACCGCATGTTTGCTTTCATGGACAAGAATAAAGACGGCAAACTCGAGGCATCTGAATTTGCTTCCCATCATAGCTTTTCCATGCCCCATTCCGGCACCAAACAGAACTGA
- a CDS encoding heavy-metal-associated domain-containing protein: MTQSLNGTYQLQDMACGNCARQAEDVARTIKGVSHASVDLSTQTISLSFEHPIEESLLVEAFDRIGYSAVTPSAELSITGMHCSHCVTTIEKALKAMPGILSAEVSLAAEKAIVTYWQGRTDPEALVARVTELGFPAQPV; the protein is encoded by the coding sequence ATGACCCAGAGTTTGAATGGCACCTATCAATTGCAAGATATGGCCTGCGGCAATTGTGCGCGACAGGCTGAAGACGTGGCACGAACGATAAAGGGAGTTTCCCATGCGTCCGTCGATCTTTCCACTCAGACGATTTCCCTATCCTTTGAGCATCCGATTGAAGAGAGTCTTCTGGTCGAGGCTTTTGACAGGATCGGCTATTCGGCTGTGACGCCAAGCGCCGAGCTTTCGATCACAGGCATGCATTGCAGCCATTGCGTCACCACGATCGAAAAAGCTCTCAAGGCCATGCCGGGCATTTTGTCAGCCGAAGTCTCGTTGGCGGCCGAGAAGGCAATTGTCACATATTGGCAGGGTCGTACCGATCCCGAGGCGCTTGTCGCACGGGTCACGGAGCTCGGATTTCCAGCCCAGCCCGTCTAA
- a CDS encoding heavy metal translocating P-type ATPase — MSASEQEHRHHQHHDHSAHHCHHDHKHEGAAKELGKDVATDPVCGMQVRVKEGVRSGQYDGQSYYFCSDGCQKKFNADPYFYVSGNAKKAHQQSQPGAQWTCPMHPEIIQDEPGDCPKCGMALEPTVPTDEPSEELVDFTRRLWVSATAAIPLMILTMGGMVGLPIRDWLGHQMAAYAEFALATPIVFWAAQPFFKRGVDSIRNGSPNMWTLISLGVGSAYLYSLFATFLPGLFPAQYRSAEGVGTYFEASVVIVALIFVGQVLELRARERTGDAIRALLDLAPKTARRILPNGDEYDAPLENIAAGDLLRVRPGDSIPVDGDVTEGHSSVDESMITGEPVPIEKKKGDKVTGGTINKNGTLAIRATHIGAETVLSQIVGMVSSARQSRAPIQGLADKVSAVFVPTVVGAAVLAFAIWLIFGPDPALAFAIAAAVSVLIIACPCALGLATPISITTAAGRGAQAGVLIKDAEALERMARVDTVIVDKTGTLTEGKPQLTDVVSFGDFDEQSVLAMAAALERGSEHPLAEAIVSGAKDRGASRLEASVFEAMTGKGVKGRVEGKSVALGNAAMLKALSVDVDEASQQAARLQDAGKTAMFVAIEGTLAGIVAVADPIKESTAQAIKDLHALGLTVIMATGDNERTAKAVANKLGIDDVRAGVLPEDKKTLVEELHGKGSFVAMAGDGVNDAPALAAADVGIAMGTGADVAMESAGITLLGGDLSGLVRARKLSTKTLSNIKQNLFFAFIYNLAGVPLAAGILYPVFGLLLSPMIAAAAMSLSSVSVIANALRLRRIDL, encoded by the coding sequence ATGTCCGCATCCGAACAGGAACACCGTCATCATCAACATCATGATCACAGTGCCCATCACTGCCATCATGACCATAAGCATGAGGGCGCAGCAAAGGAACTCGGAAAGGATGTAGCGACCGACCCGGTATGCGGTATGCAGGTGCGCGTCAAGGAGGGCGTTCGGTCCGGCCAATATGATGGTCAGAGCTATTATTTTTGCTCTGATGGCTGTCAGAAAAAGTTCAACGCAGACCCTTATTTCTATGTCTCAGGCAATGCAAAGAAGGCGCACCAACAGAGCCAGCCGGGCGCCCAATGGACTTGCCCGATGCATCCCGAAATCATTCAGGATGAACCGGGCGATTGCCCCAAATGTGGTATGGCGCTTGAGCCAACCGTGCCGACGGATGAGCCTTCCGAAGAATTGGTCGACTTTACCCGCCGTCTCTGGGTGAGTGCGACTGCGGCGATCCCTCTGATGATCCTCACCATGGGGGGGATGGTGGGGCTGCCCATTCGCGACTGGCTGGGCCATCAAATGGCAGCTTATGCCGAGTTTGCCCTTGCGACACCGATTGTCTTTTGGGCTGCGCAACCCTTCTTCAAGCGAGGCGTGGATTCTATTCGCAATGGGTCGCCCAATATGTGGACCCTGATTTCGCTCGGGGTGGGGTCTGCCTATCTCTATTCGCTTTTTGCGACCTTCCTGCCCGGGCTGTTCCCCGCGCAATATCGAAGCGCCGAAGGGGTAGGCACCTATTTTGAGGCTTCTGTTGTCATCGTCGCTCTGATCTTTGTTGGCCAAGTGCTGGAACTGCGCGCCCGCGAGCGCACGGGTGATGCCATTCGTGCCTTGCTCGATCTGGCGCCAAAGACTGCGCGGCGTATCTTGCCCAATGGGGACGAATATGATGCGCCTTTGGAGAATATCGCTGCGGGTGACCTGTTGCGCGTCCGTCCCGGTGACAGCATCCCGGTGGATGGCGACGTAACCGAAGGGCATTCCTCCGTTGATGAAAGCATGATCACCGGCGAACCGGTTCCCATTGAGAAGAAGAAAGGCGACAAAGTTACCGGTGGCACCATCAACAAGAATGGCACGCTTGCCATTCGTGCGACCCATATCGGGGCTGAGACGGTGCTCTCCCAGATCGTTGGCATGGTCTCAAGTGCCCGGCAATCCCGCGCGCCCATTCAGGGACTGGCTGACAAAGTCTCTGCCGTCTTTGTGCCGACGGTTGTGGGTGCGGCAGTGTTGGCCTTTGCCATCTGGCTCATATTCGGGCCAGATCCCGCTCTCGCCTTTGCCATTGCGGCGGCGGTGTCGGTGCTGATCATCGCCTGTCCCTGTGCGCTTGGTCTTGCAACCCCCATCTCGATCACCACGGCGGCGGGGCGTGGGGCACAAGCCGGTGTCCTGATCAAAGACGCTGAAGCTCTTGAGCGCATGGCACGGGTTGACACCGTGATTGTCGACAAAACCGGCACCTTGACGGAAGGAAAGCCCCAGCTGACGGATGTGGTTTCCTTTGGTGATTTTGACGAACAATCCGTTTTGGCGATGGCCGCAGCCCTTGAACGTGGGTCTGAGCATCCACTGGCCGAAGCGATTGTCAGTGGTGCGAAAGACCGAGGGGCGAGCCGTCTCGAAGCCTCAGTTTTTGAGGCCATGACCGGCAAGGGCGTCAAGGGGCGGGTTGAAGGGAAGAGTGTTGCGCTTGGCAATGCGGCCATGCTCAAGGCTCTGTCGGTTGATGTCGATGAAGCCTCACAGCAGGCAGCTCGGCTGCAGGACGCTGGCAAGACCGCGATGTTTGTTGCGATTGAGGGAACGCTGGCTGGCATCGTCGCTGTTGCAGATCCGATCAAGGAAAGCACAGCGCAGGCCATCAAGGACCTGCATGCCTTAGGTCTAACCGTCATTATGGCCACCGGCGACAATGAGCGCACGGCAAAGGCCGTTGCCAACAAGCTTGGGATTGACGATGTGCGAGCCGGTGTGTTGCCCGAAGACAAGAAAACACTGGTTGAGGAGCTGCATGGCAAAGGGTCTTTTGTGGCCATGGCCGGCGATGGGGTCAATGATGCACCCGCGCTTGCGGCGGCCGATGTTGGCATTGCCATGGGCACCGGGGCGGATGTTGCCATGGAAAGCGCTGGCATCACGCTTCTTGGCGGCGATCTCTCCGGTCTTGTTCGGGCGAGAAAGCTGTCAACCAAGACGCTGAGCAACATCAAGCAGAATTTGTTCTTCGCCTTTATTTACAATCTGGCTGGTGTCCCGCTGGCTGCAGGCATCCTCTATCCGGTCTTTGGTCTTTTGCTCTCGCCAATGATTGCGGCAGCAGCCATGAGCCTGTCGTCGGTGTCGGTCATCGCCAATGCACTAAGGTTGCGACGCATCGATCTTTAG
- a CDS encoding IS110 family transposase yields the protein MTKKAIDTLMSIGVDIGKDTFHLVGFDFDGQLVLRKKIKRLALLQTFETLPRCVVGMEACLSAHFVSRSLRRLGFKPRIIPAIYVKPFIKGQKNDYNDAEAIAEAALRPNLPTVPEKSQDQLDLQALHRVRSRLVSRRTATINQIRAFLIEQGITVRKGLRALKNSFETILEQRKDEVSPRMRKILFGLYGDWLWLDDRIEAVSKEIEEISQREENCVNVMTIPGIGPMISTAMVAAIGTGEAFDRGRDFAAWVGLVPRQYSTGGRTILGRISKRGSRYLRMLFVQAAKVILMRTNRWPDFSFGDWLTRASERMHRNKLAVALANKLARMAWSILKHKTAFDAPRNAVVIGI from the coding sequence ATGACGAAGAAAGCAATTGATACCTTGATGTCGATTGGTGTCGATATCGGCAAGGACACATTCCATCTTGTTGGCTTTGATTTTGACGGCCAGCTTGTTCTGCGTAAGAAGATCAAACGACTGGCCTTGCTGCAGACCTTCGAAACTCTGCCAAGATGCGTCGTTGGCATGGAAGCGTGCCTCAGTGCTCACTTTGTCAGTCGATCCTTGCGTAGGCTCGGGTTCAAACCTCGTATCATCCCCGCCATTTATGTGAAGCCGTTTATCAAGGGGCAGAAGAATGACTATAATGACGCCGAAGCTATTGCAGAGGCGGCCTTGCGACCGAACTTGCCGACAGTGCCAGAGAAAAGCCAGGATCAGCTCGACCTGCAAGCACTCCATCGTGTCAGGTCCCGCCTGGTGTCCCGCCGGACTGCAACGATAAACCAGATCCGCGCCTTTCTGATTGAACAAGGCATCACGGTGCGCAAGGGTCTGCGGGCTTTGAAGAATTCCTTCGAAACCATTCTCGAGCAGCGCAAAGATGAGGTCTCTCCCCGAATGCGCAAAATTCTGTTCGGTCTTTATGGTGACTGGCTCTGGCTCGATGACAGGATCGAAGCTGTCTCTAAAGAGATAGAAGAGATCAGTCAGAGGGAAGAGAATTGCGTCAACGTGATGACGATTCCCGGGATCGGCCCGATGATCTCGACGGCGATGGTTGCAGCAATAGGGACTGGAGAGGCTTTTGATCGAGGCCGTGATTTTGCTGCATGGGTTGGTCTGGTTCCAAGGCAATACAGTACCGGAGGCCGAACGATCCTTGGTCGAATATCCAAGCGAGGCAGCCGATACTTACGCATGCTCTTCGTTCAGGCAGCAAAGGTCATCCTGATGAGGACCAATCGATGGCCAGACTTCAGCTTTGGTGACTGGCTAACACGAGCATCAGAACGGATGCATCGCAACAAGTTGGCGGTGGCTTTGGCCAATAAACTGGCCCGGATGGCCTGGAGTATCCTCAAACACAAAACGGCGTTTGACGCGCCAAGAAATGCGGTTGTGATTGGAATCTGA
- a CDS encoding site-specific integrase, whose product MGQRLSKRFVDAARASEKVQFFWDENLKGFGLKVSPSGLKTYVVQYRGEGGRRGRVRRLSIGRHGSPWTPDQARSEARRLLGEVAHGEDPMAARQAKRKDLTIAELCDLYLEEGVSTKKAATVATDKGRIERHIKPIIGEVLVSDAKSSHVRSLLKKVAEGSLPKDGLGPVADRLGGKGTASRTIGLLGGIFSFAIELGYRSDNPVHGVKRFPDRKNQRFLTHEELGRLLALLGERESQGANPKAAMIIRLLALTGARRGEIEQLKWSEVSLAESTLHLEDSKTGQKSVPISATVAELLKQAEQFRERRNPYVFPSERGDGFYVGTTKVWRDLRKEFGDEKLRIHDLRHSFASLAVASGASLPMIGALLGHRDSATTQRYAHLKADPLRSIADQIGADLLGDGESAT is encoded by the coding sequence ATGGGGCAGAGGCTTTCAAAGCGATTTGTGGATGCGGCCAGGGCATCTGAAAAAGTTCAGTTTTTCTGGGATGAGAACTTGAAAGGCTTTGGCCTAAAAGTCAGTCCGTCCGGCTTGAAGACCTATGTGGTTCAATATCGTGGCGAGGGTGGGAGGCGTGGGCGCGTCCGGCGGCTTTCAATCGGGCGTCATGGTTCACCTTGGACGCCAGATCAGGCTAGGTCTGAGGCAAGGAGACTGTTAGGCGAGGTTGCGCATGGCGAAGACCCTATGGCCGCTCGGCAAGCGAAACGGAAAGATCTGACCATTGCAGAGTTATGCGATCTCTATTTGGAAGAGGGCGTATCAACAAAGAAGGCTGCAACCGTTGCCACCGATAAGGGGAGAATCGAGCGCCATATAAAGCCAATAATAGGGGAGGTTCTCGTTTCCGATGCCAAATCTAGCCACGTTCGCTCGCTATTGAAAAAAGTGGCAGAAGGGAGCTTGCCGAAAGATGGATTAGGTCCCGTCGCCGACCGCCTCGGTGGGAAAGGTACGGCTTCTCGGACCATTGGATTGCTAGGAGGGATCTTTTCTTTCGCGATAGAGTTGGGGTACCGATCAGACAATCCCGTACATGGTGTCAAACGTTTCCCAGATCGAAAAAATCAACGCTTTCTGACCCATGAGGAGTTGGGGCGTCTTCTTGCATTGCTGGGAGAAAGAGAAAGCCAGGGCGCAAATCCTAAAGCCGCCATGATTATCAGGCTGCTTGCATTAACGGGTGCTCGGCGAGGTGAGATTGAGCAGCTTAAATGGTCTGAAGTTTCACTCGCGGAGAGCACTTTGCATTTGGAGGATAGTAAAACTGGTCAGAAATCTGTTCCGATAAGCGCTACGGTCGCTGAGCTTTTGAAACAGGCTGAACAGTTTCGCGAAAGGCGTAATCCGTATGTCTTTCCAAGCGAACGTGGAGATGGGTTCTACGTTGGAACGACAAAAGTGTGGCGTGATTTGCGCAAAGAGTTCGGAGACGAAAAACTGCGTATTCATGACCTCAGGCATTCCTTTGCCAGCCTGGCCGTTGCCAGTGGCGCTAGCTTGCCCATGATCGGAGCATTGCTTGGACATAGGGACAGCGCTACCACTCAGCGCTATGCGCATTTGAAAGCTGACCCACTACGGAGCATTGCAGATCAAATTGGTGCTGACCTGCTCGGTGACGGCGAAAGCGCGACCTAA
- a CDS encoding RNA polymerase sigma factor, which translates to MKIKQLRTDYTHVFLHELDYRSQRMSNLPQLRKRTVDGKLYERRAATEVAILKCLELTFEEFCDRAEFSVRKSPDYIPSEVLVYFIRQTKSHNQDAQFGKLYKILQKRIKSVCPRSEVLSGSKEGAVAHLLDLQDYVLDDFAERVMCDRQTYEESLDAYEVAFDRMIARRKDEALRKMYRRDKPTMPLEYDADGDIPADIEKGLEELNPDNSCFEDEITYRFQLQRAIDSLPVDERRVITMIFAGIPSESNDPEVQTISTILQCKPQTVRNRRNRAVKKLQAILGTKVKDAN; encoded by the coding sequence ATGAAAATAAAACAATTGAGAACAGATTACACGCATGTATTTCTCCACGAACTAGACTATCGATCGCAACGCATGAGCAACCTGCCACAACTCAGAAAGAGAACCGTCGACGGTAAGCTGTATGAGCGCAGAGCCGCGACGGAAGTCGCCATTCTCAAATGTCTCGAACTAACATTTGAGGAGTTTTGCGATCGTGCCGAATTTAGCGTCAGAAAAAGTCCTGACTATATCCCTTCGGAGGTACTGGTATACTTTATCAGGCAGACGAAGTCTCACAATCAGGATGCTCAATTCGGTAAGCTCTATAAAATTTTGCAAAAACGCATAAAGAGCGTTTGTCCTCGATCAGAAGTCCTTAGTGGATCGAAAGAGGGCGCGGTTGCACATTTATTGGACTTACAAGACTACGTGCTTGATGACTTCGCTGAACGCGTTATGTGCGACCGACAAACATATGAAGAGAGCCTTGACGCCTACGAAGTTGCATTCGACCGTATGATAGCTCGTCGGAAAGATGAGGCCCTGCGAAAAATGTACCGCCGGGACAAGCCGACCATGCCGCTCGAATACGACGCAGATGGAGACATTCCTGCTGATATCGAGAAAGGTCTTGAAGAGCTGAATCCAGATAATTCGTGCTTTGAAGACGAAATCACTTACCGGTTTCAGCTACAGCGCGCGATTGACTCCCTTCCAGTTGATGAAAGGCGGGTTATCACCATGATCTTTGCAGGAATACCAAGCGAAAGTAACGACCCTGAGGTTCAAACAATTTCGACGATCCTTCAATGCAAACCACAAACAGTCCGAAACCGCCGCAATAGAGCAGTCAAGAAACTACAGGCGATATTGGGAACGAAGGTGAAAGATGCCAACTGA